A genomic window from Lotus japonicus ecotype B-129 chromosome 1, LjGifu_v1.2 includes:
- the LOC130730235 gene encoding PAN domain-containing protein At5g03700 yields the protein MKIKSILILLLSLQISLICHAEDAATATPIPQELLTGFSAVPQPTTTPFQAILTDPTGNFSLGFLRQNQNQLKLAVIHVASSEPFWVANPTRLASWAHTTRLSFNGSLVLSDSKTGVSWSTATNGHRAVLLNNSNLQVQNRATQTPIWESFHFPTNTLVQDQNLTADKSLVSSNGLYSFRLGDDFMGLYTNLNGGKRLLYWKHTAMEAKDEVKEGEGPIYARVNSEGGYLGMYQTSSKPVDVQKFSTFQQDSTTSSFLLVRLETDGNLKGYYWNGSNWMLNYEAIGETCELPNPCGSYGLCTPGGAGCSCLDNQTRFESGGCEGGGGGDLCGGRGFGGGESYRVLRRSGVEPPHKELVAHVTTASLAGCEGLCERNCSCWGVFYSNATGFCYVLDYPVGTVLGTGDGSKVGYFKVREGGEGRNRVGARVGIVVGVLVLIGVVIFGVGLCVKRLQRRRGVSGGMLKEENGHGASPGPYRNLKSASFRSIEMSVPISR from the coding sequence ATGAAGATTAAATCCAtactcattcttcttctctcccTTCAGATTTCGTTAATATGTCATGCAGAAGATGCAGCAACAGCAACTCCCATTCCACAAGAGCTTCTCACTGGTTTCTCAGCAGTCCCACAACCCACAACGACGCCGTTTCAGGCCATTCTGACCGACCCCACCGGAAACTTCTCGTTAGGTTTCCTCCGGCAGAACCAAAACCAGCTCAAACTCGCCGTCATCCACGTAGCTTCCTCGGAACCATTCTGGGTCGCCAACCCGACCCGGCTCGCATCATGGGCCCACACCACGCGCCTCTCCTTCAACGGCAGCCTTGTGTTGTCGGACTCAAAAACCGGCGTGTCCtggtccaccgccaccaacggCCACCGCGCCGTGCTCCTCAACAACTCCAACCTGCAAGTTCAAAACAGAGCCACCCAAACCCCCATCTGGGAAAGCTTCCATTTCCCCACCAACACGCTAGTTCAGGACCAGAATCTCACCGCCGACAAGTCTCTGGTTTCCTCCAACGGCCTCTACTCTTTCCGGTTAGGCGACGATTTCATGGGCCTGTACACAAATCTCAACGGCGGAAAGCGGTTACTATACTGGAAGCACACGGCGATGGAAGCGAAAGATGAGGTCAAGGAAGGGGAGGGGCCGATTTACGCCAGAGTCAACTCGGAAGGTGGGTATCTCGGGATGTACCAAACGAGTTCAAAACCAGTCGATGTTCAGAAGTTCAGCACGTTCCAACAGGATTCCACAACGTCGTCGTTTTTGTTGGTGCGTTTGGAAACGGACGGGAATCTCAAAGGGTATTACTGGAACGGTTCGAACTGGATGCTGAACTATGAAGCCATTGGTGAAACTTGCGAGCTTCCTAATCCATGCGGTTCGTATGGTTTGTGTACGCCTGGTGGAGCTGGGTGTTCTTGTTTGGATAATCAGACCCGGTTTGAATCGGGTGGGtgtgagggtggtggtggtggtgatttgTGCGGTGGGAGAGGGTTTGGTGGAGGAGAGAGTTACCGGGTTTTGAGGAGGAGTGGGGTGGAGCCGCCGCATAAGGAGCTGGTTGCGCACGTGACGACGGCATCTTTGGCGGGTTGTGAGGGGTTGTGTGAGAGAAATTGTAGTTGTTGGGGGGTGTTCTATAGTAATGCTACCGGGTTTTGTTATGTTTTGGATTACCCGGTTGGGACGGTTTTGGGTACCGGGGATGGGTCGAAGGTGGGTTATTTTAAGGTCAGGGAAGGTGGCGAGGGGAGGAATCGGGTCGGGGCGCGAGTTGGGATTGTGGTTGGGGTGTTGGTTTTGATTGGGGTGGTTATTTTTGGGGTTGGGTTGTGTGTGAAGAGGTTGCAAAGGAGGAGAGGGGTGAGTGGCGGGATGTTGAAGGAGGAGAATGGCCATGGGGCTTCGCCCGGCCCGTATCGGAATCTCAAATCCGCAAGTTTTAGATCCATCGAGATGTCCGTGCCAATCAGTAGATAA